In Lepus europaeus isolate LE1 chromosome 23, mLepTim1.pri, whole genome shotgun sequence, a single genomic region encodes these proteins:
- the LOC133752302 gene encoding zinc finger protein 26 isoform X2 yields the protein MASGLRTASYWGLLSFKDISMEFTWEEWQLLDSTQKYLYRDVILENYSNLVSVGYHGTKPDLIFKLEQGEEPWIIAKISSQSCPGWEEWYQKNQDELESVERSFACNVFGKLHLSKTCVFSKQRLHKYNTHGKSLAQNSDSSISYVRKNLDKCHGYEESYFLRHKRGPGIEKNCVCSECGKAFRCKSQLIVHVRIHTGERPYECTKCERAFSAKSNLNAHQRVHTGEKPYSCGECGKVFSFRSQLIVHQEVHTGGKPFGCSECGKAYSWKSQLILHQRSHTGVKPYECGECGKAFSLKSPFVVHQRTHTGVKPHKCDECGKAFRSKSYLLVHIRMHTGEKPYQCSDCGKAFNMKTQLIVHQGVHTGNNPYQCTECGKAFGRKEQLSAHLRAHAGEKPYGCGECGKAFSSKSYLVIHRRTHTGERPYECGLCERAFCGKSQLIIHQRTHSTEKPYECSECEKAYPRKASLQIHQKTHSGEKPFKCTECGKAFTQKSSLSEHQRVHTGEKPWKCSECGKSFCWNSGLRIHRKTHK from the exons ATGGCCTCCGGGTTACGGACGGCTTCGTATTGG GGATTGTTGTCATTCAAGGATATATCTATGGAGTTTACCTGGGAAGAATGGCAGCTCCTGGATTCTACACAGAAGTACCTGTACAGGGATGTGATCCTGGAAAACTATAGCAACCTGGTGTCAGTGG GGTACCATGGTACCAAGCCTGATTTAATtttcaagttggagcaaggagaagAGCCATGGATAATTGCCAAAATTTCCAGTCAGAGCTGTCCAG gCTGGGAAGAATGGTACCAGAAAAATCAAGATGAGCTTGAAAGTGTTGAGAGAAGCTTTGCTTGTAATGTGTTTGGAAAACTTCATCTCAGCAAAACCTGCGTCTTTTCAAAACAAAGGCTCCATAAGTATAACACACACGGGAAAAGCTTGGCACAAAACTCAGACTCAAGCATAAGTTATGTAAGAAAGAATCTTGATAAGTGTCATGGCTATGAGGAATCATACTTCCTAAGGCATAAAAGAGGTCCTGGCATAGAAAAAAACTGTGTGTGTAGTGAATGTGGGAAAGCTTTCCGTTGCAAATCACAGCTCATTGTACATGTCAGAATCCACACAGGAGAGAGACCTTACGAATGCACTAAATGTGAAAGGGCCTTCAGTGCCAAGTCAAACCTTAATGCTCACCAGCGAGTTCACACAGGAGAAAAGCCCTATTCATGCGGGGAGTGTGGGAAAGTCTTCTCTTTCAGGTCACAGCTCATCGTGCACCAGGAAGTTCACACAGGAGGGAAACCTTTTGGTTGCAGTGAATGCGGGAAAGCATACAGTTGGAAGTCCCAGCTCATCTTAcaccagagaagtcacacaggagTGAAACCCTATGAATGCGgggagtgtgggaaagccttcagttTGAAATCACCCTTTGTGGTACACCAGAGGACTCACACGGGAGTGAAACCCCATAAGTGCgatgaatgtgggaaagcctttaggAGTAAGTCGTACCTCCTTGTGCACATCAGAatgcacacaggagagaaaccttatcaATGCAgtgattgtggaaaagccttcaaCATGAAGACGCAGCTCATTGTACATCAGGGCGTTCACACAGGAAATAATCCGTATCAGTGCActgagtgtgggaaagccttcggTAGGAAGGAACAGCTCAGCGCACATCTGAGAGCCCATGCAGGAGAGAAGCCCTATGGCTGTGGCGagtgtgggaaggccttcagTAGCAAGTCGTACCTTGTTATACACAGACGGACACACACGGGAGAGAGGCCCTATGAGTGTGGTTTGTGCGAGAGAGCCTTCTGTGGGAAGTCACAGCTGATTATCCATCAGCGCACTCATTCAACAGAGAAGCCTTACGAATGCAGCGAGTGTGAAAAAGCCTACCCTCGGAAGGCATCACTTCAGATCCACCAGAAAACACATTCCGGAGAGAAACCTTTTAAGTGCACTGAATGTGGGAAAGCGTTTACTCAGAAGTCGTCTCTGAGTGAACACCAGAGGGTTCATACGGGAGAGAAACCGTGGAAGTGCTCTGAGTGTGGGAAATCCTTTTGTTGGAATTCAGGACTTCGCATACATCGGAAAACTCACAAGTAA